In Neorhizobium sp. NCHU2750, a single genomic region encodes these proteins:
- a CDS encoding DNA cytosine methyltransferase, translating to MQTAIDLYSGCGGMSAGASAAIPDLEVKWALDINADATRTFRKSHPEAVVDCCDVSLVSAADVVERAGIEKIDWFFAGPTCQAVSTMGVFHLDDPRNALFVHFIRLLDGFTAVGRKPRRVVMENVPGVVYGKNLVIVRELFKLFEDRGYNVFADVVNMADYGLPQLRNRFILVATVDPIPANFPHHSNASVSSGDLPAYVSVHEAISDLFECDTDASALAKLGPAGPQTDFQRFVRDTAGLVPNHHANTLSETNRKRVSNVPQGGSWKDIPPDLLPDRFRKVRLTDYATLYGRLHEETPAYTISAGFSNVTSGCFTHPRHDRALTVREGARLQGFKDSFEFFGSREAQYRQVGNAVPPFFMDKLVRHLLAGAVEGIPARMTSEVIASGRKLPPMVKRYMNKKNDSERSGEGYGSGTYWPAGWGEPIPADTVTANGYRLSNATPRRRRDEWRASRDKFAHQDLVAVYEQQQAKAVEAASTIALPLTKEGDVDAIDRAIVQLLAIIGSHGGRLEVDIPVRYLRSRLKLLHDQLFERRVSELPPLSIPEDGAAVLLGEGTAPQVFASLTFEDTHLSDASLKVPHVVLHYGGQGMEARAAAFPRNLHLR from the coding sequence ATGCAGACTGCAATAGATCTCTACTCAGGCTGCGGCGGTATGTCAGCGGGCGCGAGTGCGGCAATACCTGACCTAGAAGTCAAATGGGCACTTGATATCAATGCTGATGCGACGCGGACCTTTCGCAAAAGCCACCCTGAGGCCGTAGTAGACTGCTGCGACGTATCCCTGGTATCCGCGGCGGACGTGGTTGAGCGGGCGGGGATAGAGAAGATCGATTGGTTCTTTGCTGGTCCAACATGCCAAGCGGTCAGCACCATGGGGGTCTTCCACCTTGATGACCCTCGCAATGCCCTCTTCGTCCATTTCATCCGCCTTCTGGATGGCTTTACCGCCGTCGGCCGCAAGCCGCGCCGGGTAGTCATGGAGAATGTGCCGGGTGTAGTCTACGGAAAAAACCTTGTCATTGTACGAGAGCTATTCAAGCTTTTTGAGGACAGAGGGTACAATGTGTTTGCCGACGTGGTGAACATGGCAGACTACGGACTTCCGCAGCTTCGCAACCGATTCATACTCGTCGCCACAGTTGATCCCATCCCCGCGAATTTCCCCCACCACTCCAATGCTTCCGTCTCTTCCGGCGATCTCCCCGCATATGTGAGTGTCCATGAGGCCATCAGCGACCTTTTCGAATGCGATACGGATGCATCGGCGCTCGCGAAGCTCGGCCCAGCAGGCCCGCAGACTGACTTCCAGCGTTTCGTTCGCGACACTGCGGGACTGGTGCCGAACCACCATGCCAACACCCTGTCGGAAACGAACAGGAAGAGGGTTTCGAATGTCCCCCAAGGAGGAAGCTGGAAAGACATTCCCCCGGACCTCCTGCCTGACAGGTTCCGAAAGGTCAGGCTGACCGATTACGCCACGCTCTATGGACGGCTCCATGAGGAAACGCCTGCCTATACCATCTCCGCCGGCTTCAGCAATGTGACGTCGGGTTGCTTCACACATCCGAGGCACGACCGCGCGCTCACCGTCCGGGAAGGCGCGCGTCTCCAAGGCTTCAAGGACTCTTTCGAATTCTTCGGTTCACGCGAAGCCCAGTATCGTCAGGTCGGAAACGCCGTACCGCCATTCTTCATGGACAAGCTCGTGCGCCATCTTCTGGCAGGTGCAGTTGAAGGTATTCCTGCGAGGATGACATCGGAAGTCATCGCCAGCGGACGCAAGCTTCCCCCCATGGTGAAGCGCTACATGAACAAGAAGAACGACTCGGAGAGATCCGGCGAGGGATATGGCAGCGGCACATACTGGCCAGCAGGCTGGGGTGAGCCGATCCCGGCAGATACCGTTACGGCTAACGGCTATCGTCTCAGCAATGCGACTCCCCGTCGTCGCCGGGACGAATGGCGCGCCTCTCGCGACAAGTTCGCCCATCAGGATCTGGTTGCGGTCTACGAACAGCAGCAGGCCAAAGCTGTCGAGGCAGCTTCCACGATCGCGCTTCCTCTGACCAAGGAGGGAGATGTGGACGCGATCGACCGGGCTATCGTCCAACTGCTTGCCATCATCGGGTCTCATGGTGGGCGGTTGGAGGTGGATATCCCGGTCCGATACCTTCGTTCACGTCTCAAGCTGCTCCATGACCAGCTATTCGAGCGGCGCGTCTCCGAACTCCCGCCTCTCTCGATCCCCGAAGACGGCGCTGCCGTCCTTCTGGGTGAAGGCACAGCGCCGCAAGTGTTCGCAAGTCTAACGTTCGAGGATACGCATCTCTCGGACGCATCGCTCAAGGTGCCGCATGTGGTTCTGCATTATGGCGGTCAGGGCATGGAGGCTAGGGCGGCTGCTTTCCCCCGGAATCTCCATCTGCGCTAG
- a CDS encoding efflux RND transporter periplasmic adaptor subunit, whose translation MPLYLLLPAVLASCDASDGGSQAAYPPPAVKTISLRAEDVPLRKEYPGRLLPIRLAEVRARVTGVVLARTFAEGTDVSAGAILFQIDPAKFEAAVSAAEAQLERSSAALSLAVQQESRADALIQKNVATKDQFDIAVATRKQAEAEVSVARANLRTAELELGYASVRSPIDGRIGAALVTEGAFVRQEDGTQMATVRDLNSVYVDFTAPLSDLNKVQNDIASGALGSADADGAIELVTNDGSTFGEPGKLLFSSAVVNETTGQVSLRAEFRNPNRTLLPGTYVRVRMTQGVAEQAVLVPQRAVQWDTLGQAKVMTVQDGKAVPQPIVTSQSVGNRWLVTTGLKAGDQVIIDGAEKAMPGSPVTAQAIADPSGKDAAASTTDCASTCDQQANL comes from the coding sequence ATGCCTCTCTACCTGCTTTTGCCAGCAGTGCTTGCCTCATGTGACGCTTCAGACGGAGGGTCGCAAGCGGCCTACCCTCCCCCAGCAGTCAAGACAATATCTCTCAGGGCCGAGGACGTACCTCTCCGCAAGGAGTATCCTGGACGCCTGCTGCCAATCAGGCTCGCGGAAGTTCGCGCCCGTGTGACTGGTGTCGTCCTTGCACGGACGTTTGCTGAGGGTACGGATGTCAGCGCCGGAGCGATCCTCTTCCAGATCGATCCCGCCAAGTTCGAGGCGGCGGTCTCGGCGGCCGAGGCTCAACTGGAGCGATCCAGCGCAGCGCTCTCGCTTGCCGTCCAGCAGGAGTCGCGTGCCGATGCCCTGATCCAGAAAAACGTTGCCACGAAGGATCAGTTCGACATCGCTGTCGCCACGCGCAAGCAGGCCGAGGCGGAAGTATCGGTGGCCAGGGCCAACCTGCGGACCGCCGAACTCGAACTCGGATACGCGTCCGTCCGCTCTCCGATCGACGGTCGCATCGGTGCGGCGCTCGTTACGGAAGGTGCATTCGTCCGACAGGAAGACGGAACCCAGATGGCTACCGTGCGCGACCTGAACTCCGTCTACGTGGACTTCACAGCGCCCCTGTCCGATCTGAACAAGGTTCAGAATGACATCGCTTCCGGCGCGCTGGGAAGCGCTGATGCAGATGGTGCGATCGAGTTGGTGACCAATGACGGAAGCACGTTTGGGGAACCCGGCAAGCTTCTGTTCTCGTCGGCCGTCGTCAACGAGACGACCGGACAGGTCTCGCTCAGGGCGGAGTTCCGCAATCCGAACCGCACTCTGCTTCCCGGAACCTACGTGCGTGTCCGCATGACACAGGGCGTTGCCGAGCAGGCCGTCCTGGTGCCACAGCGCGCCGTCCAATGGGATACTCTTGGTCAGGCTAAAGTGATGACCGTGCAAGACGGCAAGGCTGTTCCTCAGCCGATCGTCACGTCGCAGTCGGTAGGCAACCGCTGGCTCGTCACGACGGGTCTGAAAGCGGGCGACCAGGTCATCATCGATGGCGCTGAGAAGGCGATGCCAGGCAGTCCCGTTACCGCACAGGCGATCGCTGATCCGTCCGGGAAGGACGCCGCCGCCTCCACCACTGACTGCGCGTCCACCTGCGATCAGCAGGCGAATCTCTAA
- a CDS encoding efflux RND transporter permease subunit, with protein MPQYFIERPVFAWVIALAIALAGAIAIPFLPISQYPNVAPPTISVTTSYPGATPQNLYDSVTKLIEQEMNGAVGMLYYDSVSDNQGSVTINITFQSGTDPQTATVDVQNRISRVEARLPPSVRQQGIRVEETSSAFLLFVGLISTDGRLNAIDLGEFATRNVIDELRRLPGVGKAQLYATERAMRVWIDTKKLVGLNLTAKDVTDAIAAQNAQVSSGSIGAQPNTNGQEISATVSATGQLSSAEEFAEIVLRANPDGSVVRLADVARVEFGGQSYSISSSINGQEAAMIGIQLNSTGNALITAEAVKTRMAELAQTFPEGIKFEIPYDTTPFVSISIEKVIHTLLEAVGLVFVIMFLFLQNFRYTLIPTLVVPVALLGTCAALYLFGFSINVLTMFAMVLAIGILVDDAIVVVENVERIMHEEGLPPKQATVKAMKQITGAVIGITVVLIAVFVPMAFFPGAIGIIYKQFSLTIVMSMVFSALMALTLTPALCATILKPISHDHKKNWFFRGFDRVINKTTDGYGWVIGGSVKRSVRMMIIYLAIFAGLGYTYMRLPTGFLPLEDQGYAIATTQLPAGATGERTKEVLDQVDSFFLNRSGVEKIVTILGFGFNGNGQNAGISFATYKDWAERGPADSSDAIVGSALGALAGLPEGSVFTLTPPPIAALGNASGFSFRLQDRGNLGNAALVEAANGLLMKAWQSPVLQYPYIEGLPPAAQIMLDIDRRKANAYGVTFDEINAVLSTSIGSNYVADFPNSGRMQRVIVQAEAAERMDVSSLLELNARNGKGEMVPLSAFTTARWALGPTQVVGYNGLQAVKISGGAAPGFTSGDAMAEMERLASELPAGFGFEWTGQSYQEKASGNAAPLLLGLSLVFVFLCLAALYESWSIPIAVMLVVPLGAVGAVVAVMLRGIPNDIYFTVGLITIIGLSAKNAILIIEFARELRSEGRPLLEATVEAAKLRFRPIVMTSFAFILGVVPLAFASGASSASQRAIGTGVLGGMISATVLAVLLVPTFFVVVSKLFSRNALADRSETPHQSTKESTQAA; from the coding sequence ATGCCTCAATATTTCATCGAGCGGCCCGTCTTCGCATGGGTCATCGCTTTGGCCATCGCGCTTGCGGGGGCAATTGCAATCCCTTTTCTCCCGATCTCGCAGTATCCGAATGTGGCGCCGCCGACCATCTCGGTGACGACCAGCTATCCCGGCGCGACCCCGCAAAACCTCTACGACAGCGTCACCAAGCTGATCGAGCAGGAGATGAACGGCGCGGTCGGAATGCTCTACTACGACTCGGTCAGTGACAACCAAGGAAGCGTGACGATCAACATCACCTTCCAGTCAGGGACCGACCCACAGACTGCGACGGTCGACGTTCAGAACCGCATCAGCCGTGTCGAGGCGAGACTTCCTCCGTCGGTCCGCCAACAGGGCATCCGCGTCGAGGAGACGAGCAGTGCCTTTCTTCTCTTCGTCGGACTTATCTCGACGGACGGAAGGCTGAATGCCATCGATCTCGGTGAATTCGCCACCCGCAACGTAATCGACGAACTTCGTCGTCTTCCGGGCGTGGGCAAGGCGCAGCTCTACGCGACCGAGCGGGCGATGCGGGTCTGGATCGACACCAAGAAGCTGGTCGGTCTCAACCTCACTGCGAAGGATGTCACTGACGCAATCGCCGCGCAGAACGCCCAGGTGTCCTCCGGCAGCATAGGTGCGCAGCCGAACACAAACGGCCAGGAGATCTCGGCAACGGTTTCCGCGACTGGCCAGCTTTCGTCGGCTGAAGAGTTTGCCGAAATCGTGCTTCGAGCGAACCCGGATGGTTCCGTGGTCAGGCTCGCCGACGTCGCACGGGTTGAATTCGGCGGTCAGAGCTACTCGATCTCATCGAGCATCAATGGCCAGGAAGCTGCAATGATCGGCATCCAGCTCAATTCCACAGGCAACGCTCTTATCACGGCAGAGGCCGTCAAGACGCGCATGGCCGAACTCGCCCAAACCTTCCCGGAAGGGATCAAGTTCGAGATCCCTTACGACACCACTCCGTTCGTTTCGATCTCGATCGAGAAGGTCATCCACACGCTTCTCGAGGCTGTCGGCCTTGTCTTCGTGATCATGTTCCTCTTCCTCCAGAACTTCCGGTACACGCTGATCCCGACGCTCGTCGTGCCCGTGGCGCTGCTTGGCACCTGCGCAGCGCTCTATCTCTTCGGGTTCTCCATCAACGTCCTGACCATGTTCGCGATGGTCCTTGCGATCGGCATTCTTGTCGACGACGCGATCGTCGTGGTCGAGAACGTCGAACGGATCATGCACGAGGAGGGATTGCCACCCAAGCAAGCGACCGTGAAGGCGATGAAACAGATCACCGGGGCTGTCATCGGCATCACGGTGGTTCTGATCGCCGTCTTCGTCCCCATGGCATTCTTCCCGGGGGCCATCGGCATCATCTACAAGCAATTCTCGCTGACCATCGTGATGTCGATGGTGTTCTCCGCCCTCATGGCTCTGACGCTTACGCCAGCGCTTTGTGCGACGATCCTCAAGCCGATCTCGCATGATCACAAGAAGAACTGGTTCTTCAGAGGTTTCGACCGCGTCATAAACAAGACGACGGACGGCTATGGATGGGTGATCGGCGGAAGCGTGAAGCGGAGCGTCCGCATGATGATCATCTATCTCGCGATCTTCGCCGGGCTTGGATACACCTACATGCGGCTCCCAACGGGATTCCTTCCACTCGAAGACCAGGGCTACGCGATCGCGACAACCCAGCTACCAGCCGGCGCGACAGGCGAGCGCACGAAGGAGGTTCTCGATCAGGTCGACAGTTTCTTCCTCAACCGCTCCGGCGTTGAGAAGATCGTGACCATTCTGGGCTTCGGCTTCAACGGAAACGGCCAGAACGCAGGGATCTCTTTTGCCACCTACAAGGACTGGGCCGAGCGTGGACCTGCCGACTCTTCTGACGCTATCGTCGGATCCGCGCTGGGAGCACTTGCGGGCCTGCCTGAAGGATCCGTGTTCACGCTGACGCCTCCGCCGATCGCGGCTCTCGGAAATGCAAGTGGTTTCAGCTTCCGGCTCCAGGACAGGGGCAACCTCGGCAACGCTGCCCTCGTGGAGGCTGCCAATGGACTTCTGATGAAGGCCTGGCAGAGCCCGGTTCTGCAATACCCCTACATCGAGGGTCTTCCGCCTGCAGCGCAGATCATGCTCGACATCGACCGTAGGAAGGCCAACGCCTACGGTGTGACCTTCGATGAGATCAACGCCGTCCTCTCGACATCGATCGGGTCGAACTACGTGGCAGACTTCCCGAACTCCGGGCGGATGCAACGCGTCATCGTGCAGGCGGAAGCCGCTGAGCGCATGGACGTCTCCAGTCTGCTTGAGCTCAATGCGCGAAACGGTAAGGGTGAGATGGTACCATTGTCCGCGTTCACGACGGCCCGCTGGGCACTCGGTCCGACCCAGGTCGTCGGTTACAATGGTCTCCAAGCTGTCAAGATCAGTGGTGGCGCAGCACCCGGCTTCACCAGCGGTGATGCCATGGCGGAGATGGAACGTCTGGCTTCGGAGCTTCCTGCGGGGTTCGGCTTCGAGTGGACTGGGCAGTCCTACCAGGAGAAGGCGTCGGGCAATGCCGCGCCCTTGCTCCTCGGGCTCTCTCTCGTCTTTGTATTCCTGTGCCTTGCCGCCCTGTACGAAAGCTGGTCGATCCCGATCGCGGTGATGCTCGTGGTGCCTCTTGGTGCGGTTGGGGCAGTCGTCGCGGTGATGCTCCGCGGTATCCCGAACGACATCTACTTCACTGTCGGCCTCATCACCATAATTGGCCTGTCGGCGAAGAACGCCATCCTGATCATCGAGTTTGCCAGAGAGCTGCGATCTGAAGGCCGTCCTCTTCTCGAGGCGACAGTGGAAGCAGCCAAGCTCCGCTTCCGCCCAATCGTGATGACCTCGTTCGCATTCATCCTGGGTGTCGTTCCTCTCGCTTTCGCGTCTGGTGCCAGCTCGGCAAGCCAGCGTGCGATCGGCACGGGCGTTCTTGGCGGAATGATTTCGGCGACGGTTCTCGCTGTTTTGCTTGTTCCGACCTTCTTCGTGGTCGTTTCAAAGCTCTTCAGCCGCAACGCCCTTGCAGATCGGTCCGAGACCCCTCACCAGTCCACCAAGGAGAGCACCCAGGCCGCGTAA
- a CDS encoding caspase family protein, which yields MNKRSALIIGNSNYFGPNTTKLTNPVNDATAMSAKLQKYGFQTTLVADGDHAVMRSALTSFNGTLEPGCCALVFFAGHGVQIDGENFLFACDTDATGENEAKYSSISLNQIIDLLERSQADTKIVILDACRENPFEKSWHRSVATTGLAPVFAPRGTIIAFATSPGQKASDGRSGNGVYTGALLQHIDARDCPVETVFKRVRNAVSAATGGNQVTWEHTSLAGDFYFNVSATSVVSLYRPSAVADHLFVLDPAKNSHKVIRALKSLDWYVQNPAVDSILPGFLDKAGTNSLFVLGRNIYQAANGGARSAESFVKNFADRTSGARSDKVRALLDGILFEIFFDSQGELRETIKGNMFDAVFDIQAYGQFKASFDFIADVLVATNGRYHAIPGKGHSVSASITTVAHKRGRLITGVFIGTVNVLTLADPDYETDDDSTTLGRRLTRMAFEEELAKDLVVPERLLTVDFDVQPKSGEYLVMPFGKKVA from the coding sequence TTGAACAAGCGATCGGCACTCATAATCGGCAACAGCAACTATTTCGGTCCGAACACCACCAAGCTTACAAATCCCGTCAACGATGCGACGGCGATGTCCGCCAAACTACAAAAATACGGCTTTCAGACCACACTTGTTGCAGATGGCGACCATGCTGTCATGCGGTCCGCCCTGACCTCATTCAATGGGACGCTGGAGCCGGGATGCTGCGCGCTCGTATTCTTCGCGGGGCACGGGGTGCAGATCGACGGGGAGAACTTCCTTTTCGCTTGCGACACTGACGCCACTGGTGAGAACGAAGCGAAGTATTCCTCGATCTCCCTCAACCAGATCATAGACCTGCTGGAAAGATCTCAGGCAGACACGAAGATCGTGATCCTCGATGCATGCCGCGAGAACCCGTTCGAGAAATCATGGCACCGATCTGTAGCAACGACCGGGCTGGCTCCCGTCTTCGCGCCTCGAGGTACGATAATCGCGTTTGCGACTTCGCCTGGTCAGAAGGCCAGCGACGGACGCTCGGGGAACGGCGTATATACCGGTGCCCTCCTCCAGCACATCGATGCCCGTGATTGCCCGGTCGAGACCGTCTTCAAGCGCGTCAGGAACGCGGTCTCGGCGGCAACCGGAGGCAACCAAGTCACATGGGAGCATACATCACTAGCTGGTGACTTCTACTTCAACGTCAGTGCCACCAGCGTCGTCTCATTATACAGGCCATCCGCCGTCGCAGATCATCTCTTCGTTCTCGATCCCGCGAAGAACTCGCACAAGGTGATCCGGGCGTTGAAGTCGCTGGACTGGTATGTGCAGAATCCGGCGGTTGACAGCATCTTGCCTGGATTTCTGGACAAGGCCGGAACCAACAGCTTGTTCGTCCTCGGGAGGAACATCTATCAAGCTGCCAACGGTGGCGCGCGCAGCGCGGAATCCTTTGTGAAGAATTTCGCGGACCGGACGAGCGGAGCTCGCTCGGACAAGGTCCGTGCACTACTCGACGGGATTCTATTCGAGATATTCTTCGACAGCCAGGGCGAGCTCCGGGAGACTATCAAGGGCAACATGTTCGATGCGGTGTTCGACATCCAGGCCTATGGCCAGTTCAAAGCGAGCTTCGACTTCATTGCGGATGTGCTTGTAGCGACCAACGGCAGGTACCACGCAATCCCGGGCAAGGGGCATTCCGTTTCGGCCTCCATCACGACCGTAGCGCACAAGCGTGGGCGTCTGATAACAGGGGTTTTCATCGGCACGGTCAATGTTCTCACCCTCGCCGATCCGGACTACGAGACGGACGACGACAGCACGACGCTCGGCCGCCGGCTAACTAGAATGGCGTTCGAGGAGGAACTAGCGAAAGATCTCGTCGTGCCCGAAAGATTGCTTACAGTTGATTTCGACGTGCAGCCTAAATCGGGCGAATATCTGGTGATGCCCTTCGGGAAGAAGGTCGCCTAG
- the soxR gene encoding redox-sensitive transcriptional activator SoxR has product MVERLENELSVGELARRAGVAVSTLHFYETKGLIASRRTEGNQRRYPRSLLRRVAIIRIAQRAGIALSEINDTLSTLPAGRTPNAEDWRKLSSKWKDSLEERIVALTQLRDEMAGCIGCGCLSLKECPLRNPRDELGKGATGAVLLQHGE; this is encoded by the coding sequence ATGGTGGAACGACTGGAAAATGAGCTGTCGGTGGGCGAGCTTGCCAGACGCGCAGGTGTCGCCGTTTCGACACTGCATTTCTATGAAACGAAGGGCTTGATCGCGTCGCGTCGGACAGAGGGCAATCAGCGGAGATATCCCCGCAGCCTGCTACGCCGGGTGGCGATCATCAGGATCGCGCAGCGTGCAGGTATCGCACTGTCCGAGATCAATGATACCTTGTCGACACTCCCCGCCGGGCGGACGCCCAATGCCGAGGATTGGAGAAAACTGTCTTCCAAGTGGAAAGACAGTTTGGAGGAGCGGATCGTAGCGCTCACCCAGCTACGCGACGAGATGGCGGGATGCATTGGCTGCGGCTGTCTTTCGCTCAAGGAATGTCCGTTGCGGAACCCGCGGGACGAGCTGGGCAAGGGCGCGACTGGTGCCGTTCTACTGCAGCACGGTGAGTGA
- a CDS encoding superoxide dismutase, producing MAFELPELPYAYDALAPLGMSEETLKLHHDLHHKAYVDNGNKAVAGTQWENMSLEQAVVATYHAGVVNQSPLFNNLSQHWNHNLFWEIMSPEQVSMPDNLGSAIVQSFGSIENFRNEFVTTGVSQFGSGWVWLIRDDAAGILRVVKTENGVNPLCHGHKTLLGCDVWEHSYYVDFRNKRPAYIENFIDKLVDWNAVAARL from the coding sequence ATGGCATTCGAGCTACCCGAACTACCCTACGCCTACGATGCGCTTGCTCCCCTCGGCATGTCAGAGGAGACGCTCAAGCTCCATCACGATCTCCACCACAAGGCCTATGTCGACAACGGCAACAAGGCTGTTGCTGGCACCCAGTGGGAGAACATGAGCTTGGAGCAGGCCGTGGTCGCGACCTATCATGCCGGGGTTGTCAACCAGTCGCCGCTTTTCAACAATCTTTCTCAGCATTGGAACCACAACCTCTTCTGGGAGATCATGAGCCCGGAACAGGTGTCGATGCCTGACAATCTCGGCAGCGCCATCGTGCAGTCGTTCGGTTCGATCGAGAATTTTCGAAACGAGTTCGTTACCACCGGCGTTTCGCAGTTCGGTTCGGGATGGGTCTGGCTCATCCGTGATGATGCAGCAGGGATTTTGCGCGTCGTGAAGACCGAAAATGGCGTGAACCCGTTGTGCCACGGACACAAGACGCTCCTAGGATGCGATGTCTGGGAGCACAGCTACTACGTCGACTTTCGCAACAAGCGTCCTGCCTACATCGAGAACTTCATCGACAAGCTCGTCGACTGGAACGCCGTAGCGGCGCGTCTCTAA
- the fdxA gene encoding ferredoxin FdxA has translation MAYVVTENCIACKYMDCVEVCPVECFYEGENMLVIHPEECIDCGICEPECPAAAILPDNKPGIQSWLDLNRHYSEIWPRIHEKKAPPANADIMNGAAAKLAIFSKEPGADS, from the coding sequence ATGGCATACGTCGTCACCGAAAACTGCATAGCATGCAAGTACATGGACTGCGTCGAAGTCTGTCCGGTCGAGTGTTTCTATGAAGGCGAGAACATGCTCGTCATTCATCCGGAAGAATGCATCGACTGCGGCATCTGCGAGCCGGAGTGTCCGGCAGCGGCAATCCTTCCCGACAACAAGCCGGGCATACAGTCCTGGCTCGACCTCAACCGCCACTATTCCGAGATATGGCCCCGAATCCATGAAAAGAAAGCTCCGCCCGCGAACGCGGACATCATGAACGGCGCGGCCGCGAAACTAGCAATCTTCTCCAAGGAACCAGGAGCGGACTCCTAA
- a CDS encoding flavin reductase family protein, which yields MSALAFSIAVVTARGGNEEIGRTITSFMPLSAVPPRIMISIDVRSRLIDLIGASKSFSVSFLSDKHQDVGDAFAGRWLQSDRFKSADWNFWPSGNRRLVGAVLSFDCELTSSIDATDHMLFVGTIVHAEAEGAVGHLLWNERSYATLRCDADTCGEGSPE from the coding sequence ATGTCGGCGTTGGCATTCTCCATTGCCGTCGTGACGGCGCGCGGCGGTAACGAGGAGATTGGCAGAACGATCACGTCGTTCATGCCACTGAGTGCCGTACCGCCACGTATCATGATCTCGATCGACGTGCGCAGCCGTCTGATCGATCTCATCGGTGCCTCGAAGTCGTTCTCCGTGTCATTTCTTTCGGACAAGCATCAGGATGTCGGAGATGCGTTCGCGGGCAGATGGCTGCAGTCCGATCGCTTCAAGTCGGCCGACTGGAATTTCTGGCCATCAGGCAACAGGAGGCTCGTCGGTGCTGTCCTTTCTTTCGATTGCGAGCTCACGTCGTCAATCGATGCGACTGATCACATGCTGTTCGTCGGCACGATCGTCCACGCCGAAGCGGAAGGTGCTGTCGGCCATCTTCTTTGGAACGAGCGGTCCTATGCGACACTGAGGTGCGATGCCGACACGTGCGGAGAAGGCTCGCCGGAATGA
- a CDS encoding DoxX family protein, whose product MKKASVLASLLNGTLAAMFALGGVLLIIGHPATVNLFDRAGSPREFAGLIGFLSVQAAVLLAIPSARLAGLATAGTLSSAAVATAVIDCDYVASLPPLALLAAVAVDFWVTPSTIASKAT is encoded by the coding sequence ATGAAGAAAGCCTCAGTACTCGCATCTTTGCTTAACGGCACCCTCGCCGCGATGTTCGCGCTCGGCGGAGTGCTTCTGATCATCGGGCATCCTGCGACAGTCAATCTCTTTGATCGCGCAGGGTCACCCAGAGAATTCGCAGGCCTGATCGGATTCTTGTCGGTCCAAGCTGCCGTTCTCCTAGCTATACCCTCGGCCCGGTTGGCCGGACTGGCTACAGCGGGGACGCTTTCTTCCGCCGCGGTCGCTACCGCCGTGATCGACTGCGACTATGTAGCATCCCTTCCGCCGTTGGCTCTCCTCGCCGCGGTCGCGGTCGATTTCTGGGTGACGCCCTCCACGATCGCGAGCAAGGCTACCTGA
- a CDS encoding tetratricopeptide repeat protein gives MTELSSRLEAELERGRDSSLLRFTLARSLMASGAAEKALVHLDAAVEMSPTYSAAWGQLGKCKELLGDTEGAVAAWLTGSRTSLDNGDIQAHRQMEVWLRRMKARTGE, from the coding sequence ATGACAGAGCTTAGTTCACGACTGGAAGCAGAGCTTGAGCGAGGGCGGGACAGTTCTCTGCTGAGATTTACGCTCGCACGATCGTTGATGGCGTCCGGTGCCGCTGAAAAGGCGCTCGTCCATCTGGATGCTGCCGTCGAAATGTCGCCAACCTACTCAGCCGCATGGGGACAACTCGGTAAGTGCAAGGAACTGCTGGGAGACACCGAGGGGGCCGTCGCCGCTTGGCTTACGGGAAGCAGAACGTCTCTCGATAACGGAGACATACAGGCGCATCGGCAGATGGAAGTCTGGCTGCGCAGAATGAAGGCTCGGACTGGCGAGTAG